In Alcaligenes faecalis, the sequence ATCAGAATGTCCAAAGGCTCGGCTTGGGCGTGAGCGTGGGCCAGCACCAGGCCCCCACGGATGACGGTATAAGGTGATGTCATGATCAGCTCCGATTGTCCTTGATCGCCCAAGGAAACAGGATGCGTTCAGCGGCAGAAATCACCTGGAAGAACACAATGCCCAGCACCGACAAGATCGCCATGGCGCCAAAGGCAACCGGTGTCTTGAAGAAAGCGGTGGAGGTGGTGATCAGATAGCCCAGACCTTGGTCGGCCGCCACAAACTCACCCACCACAGCGCCCACAACGGACAAGGTGATGGCTACTTTCAGGCCCGAGAAAATAAAGGGCACGGCAAAGGGCAGGCGGATACGGAAGAACTCTTGCAAACGGGTGGCGCGGCAGGCACGGACCAGCTCAATCAGTTCAGGTGGGGCGGCCAGCAGGCCAGCGGTCATGGAGATGACCAGCGGAAAAAACGCGACCAGAAAGGTGACGACGACGCGTGGTAGCTCGGTGGGGCCAAAGATAATGACAAGAATCGGAGCCAGGGCCACCTTGGGGATGGACTGGGTCAGAATCAGCAGCGGGTAGATAGCCTGCTCGAAAAAGCGCGAGTAGGTAATCAGCACGGCCAGCGGGAAGCTGATCACGATGGACAGAAAAAAGCCCAGCATGATGGTGCGTGTGGACACCAGCGTGTGCATCAGCATGGCCTCTTTCATTTGCATGGAATCGGCCCAGATGCGCGAGGGGGCGGGAACCAGGTATTCAGGGATATCAAACAGGCGGCTGGCCAGTTCCCACAGAATGACCACGGCAATCAGGGTGATGGCCGGGACGGTAATTTCATTGAAATCGCGCAGGTGCAGTCGTCGCTTGCGCACGGGCGCGGCGACCAGGGTTTGAGTTTGCTCGCTCATCAAGCCACCTCATGTTGGAAAATAAGTTCACGGACGGCAGCGGCACAGCGCGTAAATTCCGGCGTGCCCACCAGGGAAAAGTCGCGTTCGCGGGGCAGGTTCACGTCCAGAATTTCGGTAATCTGGCCGGGGCGCGGCGACATCACCACAATGCGGTGCCCCAGCATGACGGCTTCGGAGATCGAGTGCGTCACAAACACAATGGTTTTGGGGTCTTCGTACCAAAGGCGCAGCAGTTCCAGCGTCATGGTTTCGCGGGTCAGCGCGTCCAGGGCGCCGAAAGGCTCATCCATCAGTACCACTTTGGGGTTGTGGACCAGGGCGCGGCAAATGGCCACGCGTTGCTGCATCCCACCGGACAATTGCTTGGGGTGGTGATGCAGAAAATTGCCCAGACCGGCGGTAGTGAGCAGACGCGTGGCGCGGCTGCGGGCCTGATCGTCCAGACGACCCATGATGCTCGATGGCAAGAGGGTGTTGTCCAGAATATTGGCCCAGGGCACCAGGGTCGGGGCCTGGAACACAATGCCGGTGTCCTGGCGGGGGTGGGCGACAACTTCATCATCAATGCTGACGGTGCCGGTTGTGGGCATCAGCAAGCCTGCGATCAGGCGCAGCAGGGTGGATTTCCCACAGCCCGACGCGCCAACGATGGCAATGATTTCGTTGTCCTGGATGTCCAGATTGATTTGTTTCAGTGCCTGAGTCTCGCGCTCGGTATTACGACCGTAGATCAGGTTGACGTCTTGAATGCGTATCACAATGCGCTCCTAGGCGCGCGCTGACCCGCCTGGGCCAAGCCAGTGCGCGCGCGAAAATCAGCTCAACTCAGGGCTTGGCCGTGCCGTTGGCCTTGACGATGAACTGGGTGTCGTAGGCTTGGTGATAGTCCCAGGCGGGGTCCAGGTTCTGGGCTTCTGCAACCGCTTCGTACGTGGTTTTCATGCGGCCTTCTTCCAGGCTGCCGACCCCGTGTTCGGCACTGAAATCGGTGTAGATGTAGCCCAGCACCGCGTTCAGATTGCCCATGCAGTCATCCAGATCGATTTCAGGGTTGGCCTTCACGTGGGCCTGACAAGCTGTTTCCGGGTCCTTGCGGGCGGCTTCCCAGGCTTCGATGGTGGCATTCAGGAAGTTCTGCACCATCTGTGGGCGTTCGGCCAGCGTCTTGTCGGTAGCGAAAACGGACAGGGCGTAGATGTTGAAACCCTGGTCGCTAAAGGGCAGCACCACGATTTCCTTGCCAAAACGTTTGGCCTGCTTGTTCTGGTAGTAGTAGTTGGTGGCCAGGAAAGGGGCGGCGTCCACTTTGCCGTTGATTAGCAGCGGTGCCATGGAGGAACCATCCACGGTTACCCACTGAATCTTGTCGGGATCGGTGTTGGCTTTGCGCGCCACCATGGGGAAGTAGAGTTTGTGGCTATTGCCTGGCGAGACGGCAATTTTCTTGCCTTCCAGGCCGGAGAAATCGGTAATGCCCGAGTCTTTGCGCACAAATAGGGAGTGGGCCGAGTGCGAGAACGTGGAAGCAATGGCCTTGATGGGGGTCTGGCTGTTCTGACGCGAGGTCAGAATGGCGGAAATATCAGCCAGGCCAATATCGGCTGCG encodes:
- a CDS encoding ABC transporter ATP-binding protein, which codes for MIRIQDVNLIYGRNTERETQALKQINLDIQDNEIIAIVGASGCGKSTLLRLIAGLLMPTTGTVSIDDEVVAHPRQDTGIVFQAPTLVPWANILDNTLLPSSIMGRLDDQARSRATRLLTTAGLGNFLHHHPKQLSGGMQQRVAICRALVHNPKVVLMDEPFGALDALTRETMTLELLRLWYEDPKTIVFVTHSISEAVMLGHRIVVMSPRPGQITEILDVNLPRERDFSLVGTPEFTRCAAAVRELIFQHEVA
- a CDS encoding ABC transporter substrate-binding protein, whose amino-acid sequence is MQTLLTRTLAVLGLGLAAAAPTAHAADKVHLMLDFIPTGDYAPYYSGIANGIYEKNGIDLKITRGTGSGDTVLKVAGGAADIGLADISAILTSRQNSQTPIKAIASTFSHSAHSLFVRKDSGITDFSGLEGKKIAVSPGNSHKLYFPMVARKANTDPDKIQWVTVDGSSMAPLLINGKVDAAPFLATNYYYQNKQAKRFGKEIVVLPFSDQGFNIYALSVFATDKTLAERPQMVQNFLNATIEAWEAARKDPETACQAHVKANPEIDLDDCMGNLNAVLGYIYTDFSAEHGVGSLEEGRMKTTYEAVAEAQNLDPAWDYHQAYDTQFIVKANGTAKP
- a CDS encoding ABC transporter permease produces the protein MSEQTQTLVAAPVRKRRLHLRDFNEITVPAITLIAVVILWELASRLFDIPEYLVPAPSRIWADSMQMKEAMLMHTLVSTRTIMLGFFLSIVISFPLAVLITYSRFFEQAIYPLLILTQSIPKVALAPILVIIFGPTELPRVVVTFLVAFFPLVISMTAGLLAAPPELIELVRACRATRLQEFFRIRLPFAVPFIFSGLKVAITLSVVGAVVGEFVAADQGLGYLITTSTAFFKTPVAFGAMAILSVLGIVFFQVISAAERILFPWAIKDNRS